The following proteins come from a genomic window of Sorghum bicolor cultivar BTx623 chromosome 3, Sorghum_bicolor_NCBIv3, whole genome shotgun sequence:
- the LOC8086360 gene encoding glutaredoxin-C1 — protein sequence MDQVTRLASQRAVVIFSTSTCCMCHTVTQLFRELGVNTMVVELDKEPRGKEMEKGLARLLGRSAGVPAVFIGGRLVGSTDKVMSLHLSGNLVPLLRNAGALWV from the coding sequence ATGGACCAGGTGACAAGGCTGGCATCGCAGCGTGCAGTGGTGATCTTCAGCACGAGCACCTGCTGCATGTGCCACACTGTGACGCAGCTCTTCCGCGAGCTCGGGGTGAACACGATGGTGGTGGAGCTGGACAAGGAGCCGCGGGGAAAGGAGATGGAAAAGGGGCTGGCGAGGCTACTGGGCCGCAGTGCAGGTGTCCCAGCGGTGTTCATCGGTGGCAGGCTCGTCGGCTCCACGGACAAGGTCATGTCGCTCCACCTCAGCGGCAACCTCGTCCCTCTGCTGCGCAATGCGGGGGCACTCTGGGTCTAG